One genomic segment of Pseudomonas sp. p1(2021b) includes these proteins:
- a CDS encoding flagellar brake protein, protein MFNETDAPQPPKVLTTPLEIAANLRQLQDSHDPLIITFHERSQRFQSYVVHVDRDSNTLALDEMIPRDGEKYIENGEPFRIEGFHDGVRIAWDCDDAPTITEINGHRCYRSALPSEVTYHQRRNAFRAALKLSQLVDIVLDGEKLKGKGALRGKLLDISATGCKLRFEGNVEERLQLGQVYERFAAAAPLSIPQAMVELRHLHFEERANTTFAGVRFHNLNGQLQRKVESFVYQLQREARRFDKDDY, encoded by the coding sequence GTGTTCAATGAAACCGATGCCCCGCAACCGCCGAAGGTGCTGACCACGCCTTTGGAGATCGCGGCCAACCTGCGCCAGCTGCAAGATAGCCATGATCCCTTGATTATCACCTTCCACGAGCGCAGCCAGCGGTTCCAGAGCTACGTGGTACACGTGGACCGTGACAGCAATACCCTGGCGCTGGACGAGATGATTCCGCGCGACGGGGAAAAATACATCGAGAACGGCGAACCGTTCCGCATCGAAGGTTTCCATGACGGGGTGCGCATCGCCTGGGATTGCGATGACGCACCGACCATCACCGAGATCAACGGCCACCGCTGCTACCGCAGCGCCCTGCCCAGCGAAGTGACCTACCACCAACGGCGCAACGCCTTCCGCGCCGCGCTCAAGCTGTCGCAGCTGGTCGATATCGTGCTCGACGGCGAAAAGCTCAAGGGCAAGGGCGCCCTGCGCGGCAAGCTGCTGGACATCTCCGCCACCGGTTGCAAGCTGCGCTTCGAGGGCAATGTCGAAGAGCGCCTGCAACTGGGCCAGGTCTACGAGCGCTTTGCCGCCGCGGCCCCGCTGAGTATCCCGCAAGCGATGGTGGAGCTGCGCCACCTGCACTTCGAGGAGCGCGCCAATACCACGTTCGCCGGGGTACGCTTTCACAACCTCAACGGCCAACTGCAGCGCAAGGTCGAGAGCTTCGTGTACCAATTGCAGCGTGAGGCACGGCGGTTCGACAAAGACGACTATTGA
- a CDS encoding MFS transporter gives MRNIWKPFQSLYFAALMMLIGSGLLSTYLALRLAADHVDSLWVGALMAANYFGLAVGGKIGHRLIGRVGHIRAYATCAGIVCAAVLGHGMTNWLPVWVGLRMIVGLGMMCQYMVIESWLNEQADVKHRGAVFSGYMIASYLGLVLGQLILVVHPELGPELLMLVAMCFALCLVPVAMTRRIHPAPLRPAPMEPKFFLKRVPQSLSTVLGSGLIVGSFYGLAPLYAAKQGLTTEQIGLFMGSCIFAGLVVQWPLGWLSDRYDRAVLIRSVSIGLALAALPLAVLSSVPLELLFAIGFVISLLQFCLYPLAVAFSNDHVESERRVSLTAMLLVTYGVGACIGPLAAGVLMKALGPQMLYAFFLFFALVLVWRIRPKAVTGLHQVQDAPLGHVAMPAAGSPLSAALDPRVDEQTVQEVMQAPVAAEDTEAEEQKAKAEEVEPQAEVDKSI, from the coding sequence ATGCGCAACATCTGGAAGCCGTTTCAGTCGCTGTATTTCGCTGCCTTGATGATGCTGATCGGCTCGGGCCTGCTCAGTACCTACCTGGCCCTGCGCCTGGCCGCCGACCATGTGGACAGCCTCTGGGTCGGCGCCTTGATGGCCGCCAACTATTTCGGCCTGGCGGTGGGCGGCAAAATCGGCCACCGGCTGATCGGCCGGGTCGGGCACATCCGCGCCTATGCCACATGCGCCGGCATTGTGTGCGCCGCCGTGCTCGGGCATGGCATGACCAACTGGTTGCCGGTCTGGGTAGGGCTGCGGATGATCGTCGGCCTGGGGATGATGTGCCAGTACATGGTCATCGAGAGCTGGCTCAACGAGCAGGCCGATGTGAAGCACCGCGGGGCGGTGTTCAGTGGCTACATGATCGCCTCCTACCTGGGCCTGGTGCTCGGCCAGTTGATCCTGGTGGTACATCCGGAGCTCGGCCCTGAACTGCTTATGCTGGTGGCCATGTGTTTTGCCTTATGCCTGGTGCCGGTGGCGATGACCCGGCGCATCCACCCGGCACCGTTGCGTCCGGCGCCGATGGAGCCGAAGTTCTTCCTCAAACGGGTACCCCAGTCCCTGTCCACGGTGCTGGGCTCGGGCCTGATCGTGGGTTCGTTCTACGGCCTGGCGCCGTTGTATGCGGCCAAACAGGGGCTGACCACCGAGCAGATCGGTCTGTTCATGGGTAGCTGCATTTTCGCGGGGTTGGTGGTGCAGTGGCCGCTGGGTTGGCTGTCGGACCGCTACGACCGAGCTGTGCTGATCCGTAGCGTCTCGATCGGCCTGGCGCTGGCTGCATTGCCGCTGGCGGTGCTGTCCAGCGTGCCGCTGGAGTTGCTGTTCGCCATCGGTTTCGTGATTTCGCTGCTGCAGTTCTGCCTGTATCCGCTGGCGGTCGCGTTTTCCAACGACCATGTCGAAAGCGAGCGGCGTGTCTCGCTGACGGCCATGTTGCTGGTGACCTACGGCGTGGGGGCCTGTATCGGGCCGTTGGCGGCTGGCGTGCTGATGAAAGCGTTGGGGCCGCAGATGCTGTACGCCTTCTTCCTGTTCTTCGCCTTGGTGCTGGTGTGGCGTATCCGGCCGAAGGCGGTCACCGGGTTGCACCAGGTGCAGGACGCGCCACTGGGCCACGTGGCCATGCCAGCGGCCGGTTCGCCGTTGTCGGCGGCGCTCGACCCGCGGGTGGATGAGCAGACGGTGCAGGAGGTGATGCAGGCGCCGGTGGCCGCAGAGGATACCGAGGCTGAGGAACAGAAGGCCAAGGCCGAAGAGGTCGAGCCGCAGGCGGAGGTCGATAAGTCGATCTAG
- a CDS encoding glutamine synthetase family protein produces the protein MTAEGFLEGRRLQMARGVLLQCIMGGYPPARFYGSDDGDLALVADPAQIHRLPWSDEPRALAICDAVELDGVPSGLSTRGQLKAVIARYAALGLAPVVATELEFFVFAPNADPGQAFQPPVGKDGRRELGHSAFSVSSNNGLRPFFSEVYQCMAALGLPRDTFMHEMGVSQFEINLLHGDPLLLADQTFLFKHLLKEVALRHGLTVVCMAKPLARTPGSSMHIHQSLVEIGSGRNVFSDEAGQPTATFYQFIGGLQACMADFTALFAPNVNSYQRLCHPYASPNNACWSEDNRAAGLRIPASSPVARRVENRLPGADANPYLAIAASLAAGLHGIEQGLQPTPAIQGEFDVPEHLSLPCTLHAALERLKRSALARELFGGEFIEGYIATKALELTDFLDEITPWERRVLAAQA, from the coding sequence ATGACCGCCGAAGGCTTTCTCGAGGGGCGTCGCCTGCAGATGGCGCGGGGTGTATTGCTGCAATGCATCATGGGCGGCTACCCGCCGGCGCGCTTCTATGGCAGCGACGACGGCGACCTGGCCCTGGTGGCCGACCCTGCGCAGATTCACCGCCTGCCCTGGAGCGACGAGCCCCGGGCCCTGGCCATCTGCGATGCGGTCGAGCTCGATGGCGTGCCATCCGGGCTTTCCACCCGCGGCCAACTCAAGGCGGTGATCGCCCGCTATGCTGCCCTTGGCCTGGCCCCGGTGGTGGCCACGGAGCTCGAATTCTTTGTCTTCGCGCCCAATGCCGACCCAGGCCAGGCGTTCCAGCCGCCGGTGGGCAAGGACGGCCGCCGCGAGCTCGGCCACTCGGCCTTCAGCGTCAGCTCCAACAATGGCCTGCGCCCGTTCTTCAGCGAGGTCTACCAGTGCATGGCCGCGCTTGGCCTGCCCCGTGACACCTTCATGCACGAGATGGGTGTCAGCCAGTTCGAGATCAACCTGTTGCATGGCGACCCGCTGTTGCTGGCCGACCAGACCTTCCTGTTCAAGCACCTGCTCAAGGAGGTGGCGCTCAGGCACGGCCTGACGGTGGTGTGCATGGCCAAGCCGCTGGCGCGGACCCCGGGCAGCTCCATGCACATCCACCAGAGCCTGGTGGAGATCGGCAGCGGCCGGAACGTGTTCAGCGACGAAGCGGGGCAGCCAACGGCGACCTTCTATCAGTTCATCGGCGGACTTCAGGCGTGCATGGCCGACTTCACCGCGTTGTTCGCCCCCAACGTCAATTCCTATCAGCGCCTGTGTCACCCATACGCCTCGCCCAACAATGCCTGCTGGTCCGAAGACAACCGTGCAGCCGGCCTGCGCATCCCGGCCAGTTCGCCTGTGGCGCGGCGGGTGGAGAACCGCTTGCCAGGCGCCGATGCCAACCCGTACCTGGCCATCGCCGCGAGCCTGGCTGCTGGCCTGCACGGCATCGAGCAAGGCCTGCAGCCAACGCCCGCGATCCAGGGCGAGTTCGACGTGCCGGAGCACCTGAGCCTGCCGTGCACGCTGCACGCCGCGCTGGAGCGGCTCAAGCGCAGCGCATTGGCGCGGGAACTGTTCGGCGGCGAGTTCATCGAAGGCTACATTGCCACCAAGGCCCTGGAGCTGACCGATTTCCTCGACGAAATCACACCCTGGGAACGACGGGTGCTGGCGGCACAGGCCTGA
- the bkdR gene encoding Bkd operon transcriptional regulator BkdR — MRKLDRTDIGILNSLQENARITNAELARSVNLSPTPCFNRVKAMEELGVIRQQVTLLAPEVLGLDVNVFIHVSLEKQVEQSLHRFEEEIAERPEVMECYLMTGDPDYLLRVLLPSIQALERFLDYLTRLPGVANIRSSFALKQVRYKTALPLPANGMTLRES, encoded by the coding sequence ATGCGCAAACTCGATCGTACGGATATCGGCATTCTCAACAGCCTTCAGGAAAACGCCCGCATCACCAACGCAGAGCTGGCCCGCTCGGTGAACCTGTCGCCGACGCCTTGCTTCAACCGGGTCAAGGCCATGGAGGAGCTGGGGGTGATCCGTCAGCAAGTGACCCTGCTGGCGCCCGAGGTGCTGGGGCTGGACGTGAACGTGTTCATCCATGTGAGCCTGGAGAAGCAGGTGGAGCAATCGCTGCACCGCTTCGAGGAAGAAATTGCCGAGCGGCCCGAGGTGATGGAGTGCTACCTGATGACCGGTGACCCCGACTACCTGCTGCGCGTGCTGCTGCCGAGCATCCAGGCGCTGGAGCGGTTCCTCGACTACCTGACGCGGCTGCCAGGGGTAGCCAATATCCGCTCGAGCTTCGCCCTCAAGCAGGTGCGCTACAAGACCGCGCTGCCGCTGCCGGCCAATGGCATGACCTTGCGCGAGTCGTGA
- a CDS encoding 3-methyl-2-oxobutanoate dehydrogenase (2-methylpropanoyl-transferring) subunit alpha: protein MNEYAPLQLHVPEPTGRPGCQTDFSYLRLNDAGLVRKPPVDVEPADTADLSYSLIRVLDEHGNAVGPWAEDIDPQVLRQGMRAMLKTRIFDNRMVVAQRQKKMSFYMQSLGEEAIGSAQALALQYTDMCFPTYRQQSILMARDVSLVEMICQLLSNERDPLKGRQLPIMYSVREAGFFTISGNLATQFVQAVGWAMASAIKGDTKIASAWIGDGATAESDFHTALTFAHVYRAPVILNVVNNQWAISTFQAIAGGESTTFAGRGVGCGIASLRVDGNDFIAVYAASRWAAERARRGLGPTLIEWVTYRAGPHSTSDDPSKYRPADDWSHFPLGDPIARLKQHLIASGHWSEEEHQAVTAELEAEILKAQKEAEQYGTLGNGHIPSAASMFEDVYKEMPEHLRRQRQELGV from the coding sequence ATGAACGAGTACGCCCCCCTGCAGCTGCATGTGCCCGAGCCTACCGGCCGGCCAGGCTGCCAGACCGATTTTTCCTACCTGCGTCTGAACGACGCCGGTCTTGTCCGTAAACCTCCTGTCGATGTGGAGCCCGCCGACACCGCGGACCTCTCCTATAGCCTGATTCGCGTCCTGGACGAGCATGGCAACGCCGTCGGTCCCTGGGCCGAGGACATCGACCCGCAGGTCCTGCGCCAAGGCATGCGCGCCATGCTCAAGACGCGGATCTTCGACAACCGCATGGTCGTCGCCCAGCGCCAGAAGAAGATGTCCTTCTACATGCAGAGCCTGGGCGAGGAAGCCATCGGCAGTGCCCAGGCCCTGGCGCTGCAATACACCGACATGTGCTTCCCGACCTACCGCCAGCAGAGCATCCTGATGGCCCGGGACGTCTCCCTGGTCGAGATGATCTGCCAGCTGCTGTCCAACGAGCGCGACCCGCTCAAGGGCCGCCAGTTGCCGATCATGTACTCGGTGCGCGAAGCCGGCTTCTTCACCATCAGCGGCAACCTGGCCACCCAATTCGTCCAGGCGGTCGGCTGGGCCATGGCCTCGGCGATCAAGGGCGACACCAAGATCGCCTCGGCCTGGATCGGCGATGGCGCCACCGCCGAGTCGGACTTCCACACCGCCCTGACCTTCGCCCACGTCTACCGCGCCCCGGTGATCCTCAACGTGGTCAACAACCAATGGGCCATCTCCACCTTCCAGGCCATCGCCGGTGGTGAGTCGACCACCTTCGCCGGCCGTGGCGTGGGGTGCGGCATCGCCTCGCTGCGGGTCGACGGCAACGACTTCATCGCCGTCTACGCCGCCTCGCGCTGGGCCGCCGAACGCGCCCGTCGAGGCCTGGGCCCGACCTTGATCGAATGGGTCACCTACCGCGCAGGCCCGCACTCGACCTCCGACGACCCGTCCAAGTACCGCCCGGCCGATGACTGGAGCCACTTCCCGCTGGGCGACCCGATCGCGCGCCTGAAGCAGCACCTGATCGCCAGCGGCCATTGGTCCGAGGAAGAACACCAGGCGGTCACTGCCGAGCTCGAGGCCGAGATCCTCAAGGCCCAGAAGGAAGCCGAGCAGTACGGCACCCTGGGCAATGGCCACATCCCGAGTGCCGCCTCGATGTTCGAGGACGTGTACAAGGAAATGCCCGAACACCTGCGCCGCCAGCGCCAGGAACTGGGGGTCTGA
- a CDS encoding alpha-ketoacid dehydrogenase subunit beta gives MNDHNNSIHLESAMSTTTMTMIQALRSAMDIMLERDDNVVIYGQDVGYFGGVFRCTEGLQAKYGKSRVFDAPISESGIVGTAVGMGAYGLRPVVEIQFADYFYPASDQIVSEMARLRYRSAGQFTAPLTLRMPCGGGIYGGQTHSQSPEAMFTQVCGLRTVMPSNPYDAKGLLIAAIECDDPVIFLEPKRLYNGPFDGHHDRPVTPWSKHPQSAVPDGYYQVPLDKAAIARPGNDVTVLTYGTTVYVSQVAAEETGVDAEVIDLRSLWPLDLDTIVESVKKTGRCVVVHEATRTCGFGAELVSLVQEHCFHHLEAPIERVTGWDTPYPHAQEWAYFPGPSRVGAALKRVMEV, from the coding sequence ATGAACGATCACAACAACAGCATCCATCTGGAATCCGCCATGTCCACCACCACCATGACCATGATCCAGGCCCTGCGCTCGGCCATGGACATCATGCTCGAGCGCGACGACAACGTGGTGATTTACGGCCAGGACGTCGGCTACTTCGGCGGCGTGTTCCGTTGCACCGAAGGCCTGCAGGCCAAGTACGGCAAGTCGCGGGTGTTCGACGCGCCGATTTCCGAGAGCGGTATCGTCGGCACCGCCGTGGGCATGGGCGCCTATGGCCTGCGCCCGGTGGTGGAGATCCAGTTCGCCGACTACTTCTACCCGGCCTCCGACCAGATCGTCTCGGAGATGGCCCGCTTGCGCTACCGCTCGGCCGGCCAGTTCACCGCCCCGCTGACCCTGCGCATGCCCTGTGGCGGCGGTATCTACGGCGGCCAGACCCACAGCCAGAGCCCGGAGGCGATGTTCACCCAGGTTTGCGGCCTGCGTACGGTGATGCCATCCAATCCTTATGACGCCAAGGGCTTGCTGATCGCCGCCATCGAATGCGACGACCCGGTGATCTTCCTGGAGCCCAAGCGCCTGTACAACGGCCCGTTCGACGGCCACCACGATCGCCCGGTGACGCCGTGGTCCAAGCACCCGCAGAGCGCGGTGCCCGACGGCTACTACCAGGTCCCGCTGGACAAGGCGGCCATTGCCCGCCCGGGCAACGACGTAACCGTGCTCACCTACGGCACCACGGTGTACGTGTCCCAGGTGGCTGCCGAGGAAACCGGCGTCGACGCCGAGGTCATCGACTTGCGCAGCCTATGGCCGCTGGACCTGGATACCATCGTCGAGTCGGTCAAGAAGACCGGCCGCTGCGTGGTGGTCCACGAGGCCACCCGTACCTGCGGCTTCGGCGCCGAACTGGTGTCGCTGGTCCAGGAGCATTGCTTCCATCACCTCGAGGCGCCCATCGAGCGCGTCACCGGCTGGGACACCCCCTACCCTCACGCACAGGAATGGGCCTACTTCCCCGGCCCTTCGCGGGTAGGTGCGGCATTGAAACGGGTCATGGAGGTCTGA
- a CDS encoding dihydrolipoamide acetyltransferase family protein, with the protein MGTHVIKMPDIGEGIAQVELVEWFVKVGDVIAEDQVVADVMTDKATVEIPSPVSGKVLALGGQPGEVMAVGSELIRIEVEGGGNHVDAPQAKPVEAVAAPAPAPVVEPPRSEPQVVASQPASTSAAAPIVPRQASDKPLASPAVRKRALDAGIELRYVHGSGPAGRILHEDLDAFISKPHSSAGQAPSGYARRTDSEQVPVIGLRRKIAQRMQDAKRRVAHFSYVEEIDVTALEALRQQLNQKYGESRGKLTLLPFIVRAMVVALRDFPQINATYDDEAQVITRHGAVHVGIATQGDNGLMVPVLRHAEAGSLWSNAAEIARLANAARTNKASRDELSGSTITLTSLGALGGIASTPVVNTPEVAIVGVNRMVERPVVIDGQIVVRKMMNLSSSFDHRVVDGMDAALFIQAVRGLLEQPACLFVE; encoded by the coding sequence ATGGGCACGCACGTCATCAAGATGCCGGACATCGGCGAAGGCATCGCACAGGTCGAGTTGGTGGAGTGGTTCGTCAAGGTCGGCGATGTGATCGCCGAGGACCAGGTGGTGGCCGATGTCATGACCGACAAAGCCACCGTGGAAATCCCTTCGCCGGTCAGCGGCAAGGTGTTGGCCCTGGGCGGCCAGCCAGGTGAGGTGATGGCGGTCGGCAGCGAGCTGATCCGCATCGAAGTCGAAGGCGGCGGCAACCACGTGGATGCGCCGCAGGCCAAGCCGGTCGAAGCCGTCGCGGCCCCTGCGCCGGCGCCGGTCGTCGAGCCACCGCGCAGCGAACCTCAAGTGGTGGCCAGCCAGCCTGCCAGCACCAGCGCCGCCGCGCCTATCGTGCCGCGCCAGGCCAGCGATAAGCCGCTGGCCTCCCCGGCCGTGCGCAAGCGCGCCCTGGATGCCGGTATCGAGCTGCGCTACGTGCATGGCAGCGGCCCGGCCGGGCGCATCCTGCATGAAGACCTCGATGCCTTCATCAGCAAGCCCCACAGCAGCGCCGGCCAGGCGCCGAGCGGCTACGCCAGGCGTACCGACAGCGAGCAGGTCCCGGTCATCGGCCTGCGCCGCAAGATCGCCCAGCGCATGCAGGACGCCAAGCGCCGCGTCGCCCATTTCAGCTACGTCGAGGAAATCGACGTCACCGCCCTGGAAGCCCTGCGCCAACAGCTCAACCAGAAGTACGGCGAAAGCCGCGGCAAGCTGACCCTGCTGCCGTTCATCGTGCGCGCCATGGTCGTGGCCCTGCGCGATTTCCCGCAGATCAACGCCACCTATGACGACGAAGCCCAGGTCATCACCCGCCATGGTGCGGTGCATGTAGGCATCGCCACCCAGGGCGACAATGGCCTGATGGTGCCGGTGCTGCGCCATGCCGAAGCCGGCAGCCTGTGGAGCAACGCCGCCGAGATCGCCCGCCTGGCCAACGCCGCGCGCACCAACAAGGCCAGCCGCGACGAGCTGTCGGGCTCGACTATCACCTTGACCAGCCTCGGCGCACTGGGCGGTATCGCCAGCACGCCAGTGGTCAACACGCCGGAAGTGGCCATCGTCGGGGTCAACCGCATGGTCGAACGGCCGGTGGTGATCGACGGCCAGATCGTCGTGCGCAAGATGATGAACCTGTCCAGTTCCTTCGACCACCGTGTGGTCGATGGCATGGATGCCGCCCTGTTCATCCAGGCCGTACGTGGCCTGCTGGAACAGCCCGCCTGCCTGTTCGTGGAGTGA
- the lpdA gene encoding dihydrolipoyl dehydrogenase, whose translation MQQILNTTLLIIGGGPGGYIAAIRAGQLGIPTVLVEGQALGGTCLNIGCIPSKALIHVAEQYHQASRLDDTSPLGISVSAPRLDITRSVAWKDGIVDRLTSGVAALLKKNGVKVIHGWARILDGKNVEVDGQRIQCEHLLLATGSTSVELPMLPLGGPVISSTEALAPKALPQHLVVVGGGYIGLELGIAYRKLGVQVSVVEARERILPTYDAELTQPVAESVKKLGIALYLGHSVEGYENGCLLANDGQGGQLRLEADQVLVAVGRRPRTQGFNLECLDLKMNGAAVAIDERCQTSMRNVWAIGDVAGEPMLAHRAMAQGEMVAEIIAGKARRFEPAAIAAVCFTDPEVVVVGKTPEQASQQGLDCIVAQFPFAANGRAMTLEAKSGFVRVVARRDNHLILGWQAVGVAVSELSTAFAQSLEMGARLEDVAGTIHAHPTLGETVQEAALRALGHALHI comes from the coding sequence ATGCAACAGATCCTCAATACCACCCTGCTGATCATCGGTGGCGGCCCTGGCGGCTACATCGCCGCCATTCGCGCCGGCCAGCTGGGCATCCCCACCGTGCTGGTCGAAGGCCAGGCGCTGGGCGGCACCTGCCTGAACATCGGCTGCATCCCGTCCAAGGCGCTGATCCATGTGGCCGAGCAGTACCATCAGGCCAGCCGCCTCGATGACACCTCGCCCCTGGGCATCAGCGTGTCCGCACCGCGCCTGGACATCACCCGCAGCGTGGCCTGGAAGGACGGCATCGTCGATCGCCTGACCAGCGGCGTCGCTGCGCTGCTGAAGAAGAACGGCGTGAAGGTGATCCACGGCTGGGCCAGGATTCTCGACGGCAAGAACGTCGAGGTCGATGGCCAGCGTATCCAGTGCGAACACCTGCTGCTGGCCACCGGCTCCACCAGCGTGGAACTGCCGATGCTGCCGTTGGGCGGCCCGGTGATCTCCTCCACCGAGGCCCTGGCGCCCAAAGCCCTGCCCCAGCATCTGGTGGTGGTTGGCGGCGGCTATATCGGCCTGGAGCTGGGCATTGCCTACCGCAAGCTGGGTGTACAGGTCAGCGTGGTGGAAGCCCGCGAGCGCATCCTGCCGACCTACGACGCCGAGCTGACCCAGCCGGTGGCCGAGTCGGTGAAGAAACTGGGCATCGCCCTGTACCTGGGCCACAGCGTCGAAGGCTACGAGAACGGTTGCCTGCTGGCCAACGACGGCCAGGGCGGGCAACTGCGCCTGGAGGCCGACCAGGTGCTGGTCGCGGTCGGCCGCCGTCCGCGCACCCAGGGCTTCAACCTCGAATGCCTGGACCTGAAGATGAACGGCGCGGCAGTGGCCATCGATGAACGCTGCCAGACCAGCATGCGCAACGTCTGGGCCATTGGCGATGTGGCCGGCGAGCCGATGCTGGCCCACCGGGCCATGGCCCAGGGCGAAATGGTGGCGGAAATCATCGCCGGCAAGGCGCGGCGTTTCGAGCCGGCCGCAATTGCCGCGGTGTGCTTCACCGACCCGGAAGTGGTGGTAGTCGGCAAGACCCCGGAGCAAGCCAGCCAGCAAGGCCTGGACTGCATCGTCGCGCAGTTCCCCTTCGCCGCCAATGGCCGGGCCATGACCCTGGAAGCGAAAAGCGGCTTCGTGCGCGTGGTGGCCCGTCGTGACAACCACTTGATCCTCGGCTGGCAGGCCGTAGGGGTGGCGGTTTCGGAGCTGTCCACTGCCTTTGCCCAGTCCCTGGAGATGGGCGCACGGCTGGAGGATGTCGCCGGCACCATCCATGCCCACCCGACCCTGGGCGAAACGGTCCAGGAGGCGGCCCTGCGAGCCCTGGGCCACGCCCTGCATATCTGA
- a CDS encoding sensor domain-containing diguanylate cyclase — MSQESKPVPAGFSEQQLHTLFELISDGIWDWHANSGYVYRNPGWYAMLGYESHSMANTVLTWESVIHPEDYPRVMAHFEAYINQRNERYRIEYRCRCQDGSYLWIEDSGHIIARNEDGSVARMLGAHRNIDAGKRLVIELQQKNQSLETLVAERTRELSWVNQQLQRQLEENLELAERDALTRTANRYRLEKTLQQECERARRFRQPLSLIVMDVDDFKPINDRHGHARGDAALVEVVECIRGCLRPQDLLARWGGDEFVAVLPQTPVEQALEISGAIRQAMEAVEPIGDCRLTMSFGVVRWQDDEDQHDLLARADQALYRAKAAGKNTIFE; from the coding sequence ATGAGTCAGGAGTCCAAGCCGGTGCCCGCCGGTTTCAGCGAGCAGCAGCTGCATACCTTGTTCGAGCTGATCAGCGACGGTATCTGGGATTGGCATGCCAATTCCGGGTACGTCTACCGCAACCCCGGCTGGTACGCCATGCTCGGCTACGAAAGCCATTCCATGGCCAACACCGTGCTCACCTGGGAAAGCGTCATCCACCCGGAGGACTACCCCCGGGTAATGGCCCACTTCGAGGCCTACATCAACCAGCGCAACGAGCGCTACCGCATCGAATACCGTTGCCGTTGCCAGGACGGCAGTTACCTGTGGATCGAGGACAGCGGCCATATCATCGCCCGCAACGAGGATGGTTCGGTGGCGCGCATGCTCGGCGCGCACCGCAACATCGATGCCGGCAAGCGCCTGGTGATCGAGCTGCAGCAGAAGAACCAGTCCCTGGAAACCCTGGTGGCCGAGCGCACCCGGGAGCTGTCGTGGGTCAACCAGCAACTGCAACGCCAGCTCGAGGAGAACCTGGAGCTGGCTGAGCGCGACGCGCTGACCCGCACTGCCAACCGCTATCGCCTGGAGAAGACCCTGCAGCAGGAATGCGAACGGGCCCGGCGTTTCCGCCAGCCGTTGTCGCTGATCGTCATGGACGTGGACGACTTCAAGCCGATCAACGACCGCCACGGCCATGCCCGGGGCGATGCGGCGCTGGTGGAGGTGGTCGAATGCATCCGGGGTTGTCTGCGCCCCCAGGACCTGCTGGCGCGCTGGGGAGGCGACGAATTCGTCGCCGTGTTGCCGCAAACGCCGGTGGAGCAGGCATTGGAGATTTCAGGCGCGATCCGCCAGGCCATGGAGGCGGTAGAGCCGATCGGCGACTGCCGGCTGACCATGAGTTTCGGGGTGGTGCGCTGGCAGGACGATGAAGACCAGCACGACCTGCTGGCGCGGGCCGACCAGGCGCTGTACCGGGCCAAGGCGGCGGGCAAGAACACCATTTTCGAATGA